One stretch of Arachis hypogaea cultivar Tifrunner chromosome 20, arahy.Tifrunner.gnm2.J5K5, whole genome shotgun sequence DNA includes these proteins:
- the LOC140183278 gene encoding zinc finger BED domain-containing protein RICESLEEPER 2-like — MSASYPEDVQSSEPGFTSATPSTFESVRSSRQLESMPPPQQQSQPQTQTQTQPPLLPPLPPHSDQNNEGTRSKRRRGKANVANESSNPGQSEEQGTCNTKKPVRPRSWTWEHFKKDDSGPKPRAICKWCGASYADDSHKNGTSNLKSHLLSQCRKFPKDSLDPTQKTLVMQQLKKEEGNGLGNCLTSVSFDPDLCRQALARMIIIDELPFRFVEGEGFRYFMSVLQPKLHIPGRISVARDCWNLFMNEKHKLKSVFVNSNQSVCLTTDCWTSVQNLNYLCLTAHFIDQDWKLQKRILNFCLIKNHKGETIGRKIEKCLLNWGISRVFSITVDNASSNDVAICYLKGRMEDWNSHPLKGEHLHVRCCAHILNLVVNDGLKDMHSSISKIRNAVRYVRASPSRMDRFKSCIKEARIQDCSCVQLDVPTRWNSTYIMLDSALKFQKAFKRLSERDAEFVMMQGGIPKNEDWDNARCFVRFLKIFFDVTKKVSGSTFVTSSLYFHHFCSILSSLKTWADSNDILLKGMATKMKAKHDKYWGNLRNMNMMIFVAVVLDPRYKIKFVEWSFQRLFEKEDADFLCGKVKEVFSDLFNSYRVALNSDQAHQSAQHSQDVDMDDSAFDDVRFAAAFENDVQASESVNTNEVDLYLMESLEKPVDPSSFDILTWWKVSSNNYKYPVLSQIARDILAMPVSTVASESAFSTGGRVLNQYRSSLTPKTVEALICAQNWFRANSLPIDLEESFEEFEKLEKELEPIPQLIDEEGSGDESD, encoded by the exons ATGTCAGCTTCATATCCTGAG GATGTTCAAAGTAGCGAGCCAGGATTTACCAGTGCTACTCCATCCACTTTTGAATCAGTCAGATCTTCAAGACAGTTAGAGTCAATGCCGCCTCCACAGCAGCAATCGCAGCCACAAACTCAGACGCAGACGCAGCCACCATTGCTGCCGCCACTGCCGCCGCACAGTGATCAGAACAATGAAGGAACTAGATCTAAGAGGAGGAGAGGCAAAGCAAATGTTGCTAATGAGTCATCTAATCCTGGCCAGTCTGAGGAACAAGGTACATGTAACACTAAAAAACCTGTTAGACCTAGATCTTGGACTTGGGAgcattttaaaaaagatgataGTGGTCCCAAACCTAGGGCTATATGTAAGTGGTGTGGAGCATCTTATGCGGATGATTCACATAAAAATGGTACTAGCAATCTTAAAAGTCACTTGTTGAGTCAGTGTAGAAAATTTCCAAAAGATTCACTTGATCCCACTCAAAAAACACTTGTTATGCAGCAacttaaaaaagaagaaggaaatggGCTGGGTAATTGTTTGACTTCTGTATCATTTGATCCTGATTTATGTAGACAAGCTCTTGCTAGAATGATAATCATAGATGAGTTGCCTTTTAGATTTGTTGAAGGGGAGGGATTTCGTTATTTCATGAGTGTTTTACAGCCAAAACTCCATATTCCGGGCAGAATTTCAGTTGCTAGGGATTGTTGGAACTTGTTCATGAATGAAAAACATAAGTTGAAGAGTGTCTTTGTAAACTCAAATCAAAGTGTGTGTTTGACCACTGATTGTTGGACTTCTGTACAAAATCTAAACTATCTTTGCCTCACTGCACATTTTATTGATCAAGATTGGAAGTTGCAAAAGAGAATTCTTAACTTTTGTCTCATCAAGAATCATAAAGGTGAAACAATTGGTAGGAAGATAGAAAAATGTCTTTTGAATTGGGGAATAAGTAGAGTCTTTAGCATCACAGTTGATAATGCTAGTTCAAATGATGTTGCCATTTGTTACTTGAAAGGTAGAATGGAAGATTGGAATTCACATCCTTTAAAAGGTGAACATTTGCATGTTAGGTGTTGTGCTCATATCTTGAACTTGGTGGTGAATGATGGTTTGAAGGATATGCATTCTTCAATTAGTAAAATTAGGAATGCTGTTAGATATGTCCGTGCTTCTCCTAGTCGTATGGATAGGTTTAAAAGTTGCATTAAAGAGGCTAGGATCCAAGACTGCTCTTGTGTGCAATTAGATGTCCCCACTAGGTGGAATTCCACTTACATAATGCTTGATAGTGCTTTAAAATTCCAAAAGGCCTTCAAGAGATTAAGTGAGAGGGATGCTGAGTTTGTAATGATGCAAGGGGGCATTCCAAAGAATGAAGATTGGGATAATGCAAGATGCTTTGTGAGgtttttgaagattttttttgATGTAACCAAAAAAGTCTCGGGTTCTACATTTGTGACTTCTTCTTTATATTTTCATCACTTTTGTTCAATTCTTAGTTCTTTGAAGACTTGGGCTGATAGTAATGACATACTACTTAAGGGTATGGCTACAAAAATGAAGGCTAAGCATGATAAATATTGGGGTAACTTGAGGAACatgaatatgatgatttttgttgCTGTGGTACTTGACCCTAGATACAAGATTAAGTTTGTTGAGTGGAGTTTTCAAAGGTTGTTTGAGAAGGAGGATGCTGATTTCTTATGTGGTAAGGTGAAGGAAGTATTCAGTGACTTATTTAACAGCTATAGAGTTGCTCTCAATAGTGATCAAGCACACCAATCTGCACAACACAGCCAAGATGTGGATATGGATGATAGTGCCTTTGATGATGTTCGCTTTGCGGCAGCATTTGAAAATGATGTACAAGCAAGTGAGAGTGTCAACACAAATGAAGTGGATTTATATCTCATGGAGTCCTTGGAGAAACCAGTTGATCCAAGTAGTTTTGATATTTTAACTTGGTGGAAAGTGAGCTCTAACAATTACAAATATCCTGTTTTAAGTCAAATTGCGAGGGATATTCTAGCTATGCCAGTGTCAACGGTTGCTTCTGAATCCGCCTTTAGCACTGGAGGTAGAGTGCTTAATCAATATAGGAGCTCTCTTACTCCAAAAACTGTTGAAGCTTTGATTTGTGCACAAAATTGGTTTCGAGCCAATTCATTGCCAATTGACCTTGAGGAGTCTTTTGAAGAATTTGAAAAACTTGAGAAAG AACTTGAACCAATTCCTCAACTAATAGATGAAGAAGGCTCTGGTGATGAATCTGATTAG